The Vibrio gazogenes DNA segment GATCTGAAGTGGATTTCTTGGTCCGGCGTTCACTGGCCCGGCAACTTTGCTTGCCAGAACGATCTTCTCTCTCTTACCTGACTTTTCAAGCCAGTGGCCGATAAATTCTTCTGTTCTTCCCTGAGTCTCCGGAGAAGGGGGGATGGGATAGACTTCAGCGGTATCGATAAAATTCACGCCTCGTTCGAGGGCGTAGTCAAGTTGGCTGCAAGCATCATCACATGTATTTTGTTGACCGAAGGTCATGGTGCCAAGGCAGATTTTACTGACTTCTAATGTTGAGTGAGGCAGCTTTGTATAATGCATATGACTTCCTTTCTTGTTAGAGGACCAATTATCCAGTAGCTCCGACTGCATATCTTCATTAGGTTTGAGCGTGGTTATATATGCTTCGCCATTCACTATAAGCGAAATTCCTATCGAAAAGGAAATAGAAATTAATCGTAAATCATTGATGAAGAATAACCAGTATCACGCTGAATCACTCAAGATGAGGGGGCTGTGCGTTGTGGTGTGTTGTAAGGAGTAAATGATACTGTCGCTATATGAAATGATGAGCGAGGATCTGTGCGGTAAATTGCGTCCGTAGATAAAACCCTCGGGGACGTGTACGGATTAATTTTCCGTTATAACCGTAAGCTTCCGTTTTGACACGACCATTGGCTGCTTTCGGGCGTAATTGAAGGATCTCTCCATGTCTGGCGGTGATTTGCTCGATCTGTCCTAGAACAATGAACTCCATGAGCTCTTCCCAGTCATTTTTGAGTTGTGCCTCTTGTTCTGGTGAGGGACTCCATAATAGTGGTGCACCGACTTTTCTGTCAGAAAGCGGAATATCGCGTTCTCCTTCAACGGGGATCCAGAGGACTCGTGACAATTTGTTCCTGACATGGCTGTTTTCCCACGTCAAACCATGGACACCTGTGAGTGGTGCTACGGAGACGAATGTGGTTTCGAGTGGCTTGCCAACATAGCTGATGGGAATACTTTTTAGTTCAATGCCCAGTTTTTCAAAATCTTGTTGCGGTTTACTTCCTGCTGTTGCCCCCAAATGCCATTCGAGAAGTTGCCCGACCCAGCCTTTATCTTTTTTCAGATCCATCGGGACTTTCATCCGGGCCATGTCTGCAAGTTCTGCAAAACTGAGTCCGGCTATCTCCCAAGCTCTGTCAAGTAATTCACGCTCTGTCTTTGGTTCTGGTCTCATAAGATTTTTCGGATATTCGTCGTGGAAGTGCATCCGTTCAGGATGTAATACGCGTTAGTTTAACAGATGAAATGAGAGGTCGTCATGGGTTCTCTGAAAGTGCTTTTCGCTGATGATGTCCTCAGTTTATCCACAGGATGCTGATGTGTAATGATTTATTGCTTCAGGATATGGATGTATATACAGGTTTTTTCGGCGGGTTCTGTTATTTTTTCAGCAAAATCGCGATTGTCGTGTGGATAAATATGGTGGTGGTTGATCTTTGTTCAATGTGGTGAGGTGATTGATCCTTGTGAATCAAATTGGGATCATAAGTGTGATGTATTTTAATTTAAATCATTGATAAATAAAGGCTAATTTAATTTGCGTCGTGGTCGTTAAAAGATTTGTTGCGAGGATAGAATCTAAATATTGTGAGTAATCTATCACTTTTTCACATAGTTACTCACAGAAAAGGTGAATAAGATCCGCTAAATTTGTCATCTTGTGTTAATAAGTTACTTATCTGCTATGAAATATCAAATTTAGTCCACCGGGTATTTTTGTTTTTATTGTCAATGGATATTTGCTACATCTGGGGATCTATGAAAAAATCAGGAGAAGTTAATTTTTATTAGAGGTTTGCCAGTGATAGATGGCGATGGTTATCGACTGAATGTCGGAATTGTAATCTGCAACAACCATGGTCAGGTATTCTGGGCGAAACGATACGGACAACACTCTTGGCAATTCCCTCAGGGCGGAATTGATCATGGTGAAACTCCGGAACAAGCGATGTTCCGAGAGTTATACGAAGAGGTTGGTTTAACAAAAACGGATGTGAAGGTCATTGGTTCTAGTCGTCATTGGTTAAAGTACAAACTTCCCAAACGATTGGTACGCTGGGATTCTCAACCTGTCTGTATTGGACAAAAACAGAAATGGTTTCTTCTGCGTTTAGAGTGTCATGAGTCTAAAATTAACATGCAGCGTGGAGTAACCCCTGAATTTGATGGTTGGCGTTGGGTGAGTTATTGGTATCCGGTAAGGCAGGTTGTTTCCTTTAAACGCGATGTTTATCGGCGAGCAATGAAAGAGTTTGCCTCTATTGCGATGCCATTTAAAGCACGGAAAGTAAAAGGTAAACGGAAAGGGAAAAGAGGATAAACATGCTCTCTCAGCTTCGGGACATTATGGAACAGGTTTCAAAAGTTGAAGATGTTCATCAGGCCTTTGATATTCTGGTGCAACAAACCTGTGAAGCAATGAATACTGAATGCTGCACGATTTATCTCGCTAATGAAGAAAAATTACGCCTTGAATTGATAGCGACGCAAGGGCTGAAATTTAAAGGCAACAAAATACATATCGGTTTTGACGAGGGGTTGGTCGGATTAGTTAAACGTTCTGCTGAACCGATCAATCTGGCCGAAGCCTCTAAACATCCTAGCTTCAAATACTTCAGACAACTTGGCGAAGAGGTGTACCAAAGCTTTTTAGGTGCCCCTATTATTTACCGCAAACAAGTGCTGGGCGTTTTGGTTGTCCAGCAACGTTCTCCCCGTCAATTTAGTGAAATCGAAGAATCCTTTATGGTGACGCTTTCAGCTCAGTTAGCTGTTTTGGTCGCCCATGCGCAGTCTCAAGGTCTTTGGTCTCTGGCAAAACAACAACCGGTCGTGCGTGGTATTGGGGTGTCTCCGGGGGTCGCTATTGGTGAGTTCTGGTGGGATAACTCTCAACCGGAGCTAGAGAATGTTTTGCCAGCATCGACGCTCGACGTCAAGAAAGAACAGGAGTGGTTATCCAGAGCGGTTGAAATGGCTCTGAGCGATTTTCGGCGAATGCGTAAGAAATTGGATGGTGACATTCACAAAGAAACGCTGGCTATTTTTGATCTGTTTACCCATTTACTCAATGATCCGATGTTACGTAAAGATCTGAAAGAGCAGATCCTCAAAGGTGATCGAGCGGACTGGGCCTTACGTCAGGTGGTTGAGGCATATGTCGAACGCTTTTCCCAAATGTCGGATGTTTACCTGCGAGAAAGAGCTCAAGATGTCCGGGAGCTCGGGCAGCGGATGTTGTACTTTTTGTACAACAGTGAACAGGATGAGTTGGCGCTGGAAAAGCCGATCATTCTTGTTGTCAGAGAATTAACCGCCTCAATTCTGGCCAGTATTCCAAAAGATAAACTCTTGGCGGTGGTCTCACTCGAAGGTGCTGCTAACTCCCATGCTGCGATTCTCTCCCGAGCCTTGGGAATTCCTGCCATCATGGGCGTTTCCTTAAATTTTAAAGAAATTAATAATCAATTAGCGATTGTCGATGGTTACAGTGGCTTCATTCATATCTCACCGGATTCTGAGGTTCTGGCCGAATACCAAGAGCTGATGGAAGAAGAAGGTGAGTTGTCCGAAATGGTCAATCAAAGCCTTGCTGAGAAAGCGATTACGAGCGATGGATATCCGGTCAATATTTTGCTGAATGCAGGGCTGAATACCGAAAACAATACCGCAGTGAATCAAGGGGTGGATGGTGTCGGTTTGTACCGGACCGAAATCTCGTTCTTATTACAGAATCGTTTTCCTTCCGAAGAAGAACAGACTCAAATTTATCGTCAGGTTCTATGCTCGCACCCCGACAAGATGGTTGTGATGAGAACGTTAGATGTCGGCGGTGACAAGCCTTTACCTTATCTGCCAATTGAAGAAGATAATCCATTTTTAGGGTGGCGTGGTATCCGTTTCACACTTGATCATCCGGATATTTTTCTGATTCAACTTCGGGCAATGCTCAAAGCCAGTATAGAGACGAGTAATCTGGGTATTTTGTTACCGATGATTTCTGGCATGAAAGAACTCGATGATGCGCTGGCTTTTATTGAACAAGCATTTATGGAAGTCTCGGCAGTGGATGACCGAGTGAAAATGCCTGCAATCGGGATTATGCTTGAAGTGCCATCGATGATTTACCTTTTACCTCAGATGGCTGATCGGGTTGACTTTATTTCAGTGGGAACAAACGATCTGACACAATATTTATTAGCGGTTGATCGGAACAATGCCCGAGTTGCTGATGTCTATGAATCCATGCATCCGTCAGTCTTGATGGCGTTAAAGCATATCTCTGATGTGTGCCATCAGCATCAGATTAATGTCTGTGTGTGTGGTGAGCTTGCAGGGGATCCGATAGGGGCATTGCTTCTGATCGGTATGGGGTATCAGACATTGAGTATGAACACCGCGAACGTTGCGAAAGTGAAATACCTCATTCGTCATTCAGAAGTCAAAACGCTGGAAAAACTTGCATCGCAAGCACTGATGCAAAGCTATGGTCATGATATTTATAGTATGATGCGGACTTATTTTGAAGAGTTCGGTTTTGCTGGCTTTATCCGCGCCGGTAAACATTAAATTAATGTAAGGAACGAGCGTGACCATCACTTTTGTCTTGTTGTTGATTGTGTTAGGTGCTTTTGTCGGCGTGATGGCTGGGCTATTGGGTATCGGTGGTGGCTTAATTATTGTTCCGGCCCTGTTATTGTTATTTCCTCATATCGGCATCGCACCTGATATCGCGATGCAAGTGGCTTTGGCAACCTCTCTCTCCTGTATTATTCTGACCTCCGGCTCTTCGGCCTTGAATCATTTACGCTATGGCAATATCGATTTATTAGCCGTGAAATGGCTGACGCCCGGAATTGTTGCCGGAGGATTGATTGGCGCGACGCTTGCTGACGAGATGCCGAGCGGATACCTGCCCAAAGTATTTGGGATGATTGTTTTTTTTCTGGCGATACAAATGTTTCTCTCGATTCGTCAGCAGGTTACGAAACCGATGCCCGGGCAAGGTGCGATGTTATTGAGTGGAAGCTTAATTGGTATGATTGCCAGTTTGGCTGGTATCGGTGGCGGGGCGCTATCGGTGCCCTATCTCAACAAACATGGCGTAGAAATGCGTAAGGCAGTTGGCACATCATCACTCTGTGGCTGTGTGATTGCATTGTCTGGTATGGTGGGGTTTATCTGGCACGGTTTTTCAGTGAAAAACCTGCCTGAATTTAGTCTCGGGTATGTTTATTTACCTGCTTTGCTGTTTGTTTCCTGTGCGTCGATATTTACGACCAAAGTCGGAGCCAAGTTAGCGAGTGAGTTACCGACATCAGTATTGAAAAAAGTGTTTTCTGTTTTTCTGATGTTTATATCTGTTTATATGTTGCTGCGCTGAGCGTGGTATGTCATAAACCATTTTATATTGAATAAAGAGTAATGATTTATGTCTCAGGAATTCCTGCACTTTCCGAATATTGATCCTGTTTTAGTCTCCATTGGACCACTTTCGATCCGTTGGTATGGTGTTATGTATCTGCTAGGGTTCCTCTTTGCGACTTGGCTTGCGAACCGAAGAGCAGATAAGGAAGGCAGCGGGTGGACGAGAGAGCAGGTTTCTGACCTTTTGTTTGCCGGATTTGTAGGTGTGGTGATTGGCGGGCGTGTAGGCTATGTCCTGTTTTATGGATTTGAATATTTTCTGGCCGATCCATTATATCTGTTTAAGGTCTGGACCGGAGGGATGTCTTTCCATGGTGGTTTACTCGGTGTGATTACGGCAATGTTCTGGTATGCAAGGCGCAATCATCGCCAGTTTTTTGCCGTTGCGGACTTCGTCGCACCACTGGTTCCATTCGGACTTGCGATGGGGCGTTTAGGGAATTTTATGAATGGGGAGTTGTGGGGAAGAGTGACACATGTGCCTTGGGGAATGGTTTTTCCCGGTGCGGGGCCACTGCCACGCCATCCTTCCCAGTTGTATGAGTTCTTTTTGGAAGGTGTCCTCTTGTTTATCATCCTGAACCTCTTTATTCGCAAACCTCGTCCAGCGGGTTCGGTTGCCGGACTATTTCTGATTGGTTACGGTGCATGCCGCACATTTGTTGAGTATTTCAGAGAGCCGGATGCACAACTGGGCTTGTTTGCCGGATTCATCTCGATGGGGCAAATTCTTTCTTTACCGATGATTCTAGCCGGGGCACTGTTGATGGTTTGGGCTTATCGTCGTCATTCAGGTGTGTCAGCACAATAAATCGACATCTTAGAATAATGATTATTAGGTTGGCTAAATGGCTTTAAACGCATTAAAGACGAAGTTATCGAGACATATGACCGGGGATGCGAGAGCCCCGTTTGATACTTGTCATTATAAAACGCATAGTTTGAGTGTTGAATTGGGCGAAAGGATCGATAATTTTTGTCTGTTTCATGAAGTCGCTTATCAAGAACTAAACCGCAAATGTGAAGCATTGAATCATTTTTCTGCGAAGGTTAAGGCACAGCTTGAAGTGACAGATGATGATGAAGAACGAGAATATCTTCAGTATCGTGCTTCTCAATTTATTGGTTCAAATGATATGGATGTACAGCGAGTCAAAAACCTTGCTGATGAATCAGCCATTATCGGTTTGTGGGCTATTGTCGAGCAATTCTCTAAGCGGGCGTATGTGCTGCTGAAATCCAATTTATCCGGCGTTGAAGCATCAACGGTGAATCCGCCTTATCGATGGGATTTGATCGAAAATGCTTATCATGAATTTGGTTTGACACTGAATTTGCTCACGCATTACGACACCGTTAATGAACTTCGGGTCGTTAACAATAAAATCAAACATCTCTATCAGGTTGATAGTACTTTGGCTGCTTTTCCTCGTTTTGCCGATAAGGAGGGGCTTTCGATGATTCTCTTAGACTACCCTGTACACGAGTATGAAGAGGCGGTTTACCAGTTTCTGGGCCGTTTATTCGTATGGGTTGGGGAACAAATTGATGCCCATGGCGTTGTTAGTCCGGTCGAAAGCTAGTTGGGGATGAGGCGTATTTGGGGGCACTTGCTGAGACATTCTCAAGTAAAGGCCCTCGACTTAAGTTATTGGTCGAAGGCCTTGTGTCGTTATATTGCGACGGGGGCTTTTATCGATGGATACGGGTCATAGCCAACGATTTCGAAATCTTCAAAACGATAGTCATAAATCGACTCGGGGTGGCGTGAAATGCGCAATTCCGGTAACTGTCGTGGCTCTCGGGTGAGCTGTGTTTTAATTTGTTCCATATGATTCGAATACGCGTGTAAATCACCAAAACTGACCACAATTTCATGAGGTATCAGATCGCATTGTTGGGCGAGCATATGGGTGAGCAACGCCAATGAGGCAATGTTATAAGGTAACCCGAGGAAGCTGTCTGAGCTACGAATGTATAATTGTGCAGAGAGCTTGCCGTTTGAGACATAAAACTGATATAGCAAATGACAGGGTGGGAGTGCCATTTTCCCCTGACTGGCATTGTCTTGAGGCGCCATGGACTCGTCCGGTAAATATTCAACATTCCAGCCGTGGAATAGAATACGGCGACTGTTGGGATTATTTTTTAAAGCATCCACGACATAATCGATTTGATTGATACTCTCACCTGATTGTGTTGGCCATGCTGTCCACTGCTTGCCATAGATCGGGCCTAAGTCACCATCTTCCGTCGCCCATTCATCCCAGATCGAAACACCATTCGCTTTGAGCCATTTGGTATTGGTGTCGCCACTCAGGAACCAAATTAATTCGTTTGCGATACTTTTGAAGTGGAGCTTCTTGGTTGTAATGAGAGGAAAACCCTCTTGGAGGTTGTGTCGAATTTGACGGCCAAACACCGAAAGTGTACCGGTGCCGGTACGATCACCTTTGACATCACCGTTTTCCAGAATATCTTCCAATAATGCAATGTACTGCTTCATAACTTGCCTATTCACGAATTTTTTATCAGTTTAATGAATTTCCCGAAGACTTGTAAGGGGCAGTATCGAAGATATTTTTATGTTCGGATATATCGATGCTATAGATTGAAAACGACGATCATTTCGATCATGCTGATGATAGAATACGCTGTACTACTCTAAATTGAATCTGATTGATGGTCTGGGTATATGTCTCATTTGAATTACAATCACTTATATTATTTTTGGATGGTTTGTAAACAAGGATCGGTCACGAAAGCCGCCCAAGCTTTATTCCTGACACCACAAACAGTGACCGGGCAGATTAAAGCGCTTGAGGCACGTATGGATGGTCAGTTGATGAAACGTGCTGGGCGACGGGTTGAACCGACAGAGCTGGGACAGCTGGTTTATAAATATGCAGATCGTATGTATGGCTTGAGCTATGAGATGCTCGATATCGTCAACTATAGTCAGCGGGCAAATCTATTACTCGATGTTGGGGTTGCTGATGCCATTTCTAAACAGATCGTCAGTAAGATTTTGTCGTGCGCCGTTCCTGAAGATGAACATATTCATTTGCGTTGCTTTGAATCGACACATGAGCTGCTGCTTGAGCAGCTTTCGCAGCATAAACTGGATATGATTCTGTCTGATTGCCCAGTGGATTCTGCTCGTAGTCCCGGTTTATTTAGTAAAAAGCTGGGGGAAAATCAAATGTGCTTTTTCTCATATACGATGCCTCAAGAGCGCTCACTCATTGAATGCTTGTCTGGTGGAAAAATACTAATTCCGGGGAGTCGGACCGCAATGGGAAGAAGTGTGATGCACTGGTTTGATAGCCAGGGCATTCAACCTAATATTATGGGGGAGTTTGATGATGTCGCGCTGATGAAAGCCTTCGCCAGAGAACATCGAGAGGTCATTTTTTTAGCACCGTCACTCTATACAGAGGGAGGGAATGGTGATTTGCCGATACATTTGATCGATATAATTGATGAGTTGAAGGAAGAATATTTCGTTATCTTTGCTGAGCGGATGATTCAACATCCGGCTGTGAAACGTATATGTAGTGAAGATTTTAGTTATTTATCAGTATAATTGGTTCTTTTCCATGAGTAATTGCTTTAATATCTAGTACTTGCTTATTATATAAGTACAAGTTTTGTGATGCCGTAGCGAAAATAATAACCATTAATCGCGGTGAATGAACAGAAAGTAGAGTGATTTTGTAAGGCTGCAGGGTTGTAGCCGCTATGTATGAAATGAACCTGTCCATAAAGGGAGCCTTTCGTGAATCTTCAGGAAATGGAACAAAAATCAGCTAAAGCCGTTGTATTGCTCAAAGCAATGGCGAATGAGAGACGCCTCCAGATATTATGTTTACTGTTAGCACAGGAATTTTCAGTAGGTGAGTTGAGTGAGAAGCTTGAGTTGAGTCAGTCTGCATTATCGCAACATTTGGCGTTACTCCGTCGGGAGAAATTAGTTGCGACGCGGAAAGAAGCGCAGACGGTTTACTATTCGCTCAGTAGTCATGAAGTGAAAGAAATGATCGAGTTGTTGTATCGTCTTTATTGTTCGTAAACAGGCGTTGATTGATATCAGAGAAATAAAAAAACCGACAAAATGTCGGTTTTTTATTTTTGTATGAAGCAATTAATGCATTACAGCGCTTTGATTGCAGCAACAAAACGAGCTTTATGACGAGCTGCTTTATTCTTGTGGATCAGGCCTTTTGTTGCCATACGATCAAGAATTGGTGTTGCTTCAGTTAGTGCAGCAGTTGCAGCTTCTTTGTCGCCAGCTTTAATAGCAGCGACAGTTTTTTTCATATAAGTGCGCATCATTGAGCGGCGGCTCGCGTTGTGTTGACGATTTTTTTCCGCCTGAATAGCGCGCTTCTTAGCAGATTTACTATTTGCCAAGGGTCTACTCCCAAAAACTTTAGTTCAGTGACATTTTAAGGGCGGGAACTATCCCTTATTTACCTAAAAATGTCAATTCATTTGTGCAAAAACACAACGGACCAAAACATTTTTGGTATCGTTGGACATTCGCGGTTAAGATGGCGGGGATTCTAACAGCATTCTTTTTTGAATGCTAATACTTAATCTGCTCTTTCAATCGTCATCTTTTTTGGTGTTTATATGTCTCTGTACAAGCGTGATGTTGTATCGTTCGGTTTGAATCAATCGACATATTGTTGACACAACTATGATTTGAAAAGCAGCGCATTCTACGTTAAAAAACTGCACACAGGCAGAAAGTATTTTCAGCACGCCGGATAAAGCCAGCGCGATGCTTTTCATCCTGCTATATCAGTAAAGTCACCGGGATTATCTCGGATGCGATTTGACATATAAATAGAGGTAACGGTGAGTCAACGTCTTCTCAGGTCTGGACTGATTGTCAGTACCATGACACTGCTCTCGCGTGTTTTAGGATTATTTCGAGATATCGTGGTTGCGAATCTTATGGGGGCCGGTGCGAGTGCCGATGTGTTTTTCTTTGCCAATAAAATCCCCAATTTTTTACGCCGTTTATTTGCTGAAGGCGCTTTTTCACAGGCTTTTGTCCCCGTATTGACCGAATATCACGCTCAGGGGGATATGGACAAAACACGCCTGTTAATTGCCCGGGCTTCGGGGACGTTGGGCGTTCTCGTTTCGATCGTCACGTTGTTGGGGGTTCTTGGGTCTAGTGTTGTGACGGCTGTTTTCGGGGCTGGTTGGTTCCTCGATTGGTTACATGGCGGACCGTCAGCCGCAAAGTTTGAGCTGGCTAGCTTACTTCTCAAAATTACATTTCCTTATTTATGGTTTATCACCTTTGTTGCGTTGTCTGGTGCGATTTTAAATACGTTGGGTAAATTTGCGGTTTCTTCATTCACGCCGGTATTTCTGAACGTGATGATTATTGGTTCAGCACTGTTGATTTCCCCTCGACTGGCACAACCAGAGATTGGTTTAGCTTGTGGCGTATTTCTCGGTGGACTGGTTCAATTTCTGTTTCAGTTACCTTTTCTGATTAAAGCTGGTGTTTTTGTCTGGCCGAAATGGGGATGGAATGATCCCGGAGTACGAAAAATCAGAACCTTGATGATCCCGGCGCTATTCGGTGTGTCTGTTAGTCAAATCAATTTATTGTTTGATACCTTTATCGCCAGCTTTTTGCAAACAGGGTCAATTAGCTGGCTGTATTATTCGGACCGCTTGTTGGAATTTCCGCTCGGATTATTTGGTATCGCCATTGCTACCGTGATTTTGCCGGCATTATCAAGAAAGCATGTCGATGCTGAGCCTATCGGATTTGCGAATACAATGGATTGGGGGGTCCGGATGGTTTGTCTGTTGGGAATCCCTGCCACGCTTGGTTTGATCGTGTTAGCTCAACCGATGATTATGGTCTTGTTTATGCGTGGTGAGTTTACTTTAGTCGATGTGCAGCAGGCTGCGCTTTCGCTACAGGCATACGCTTCCGGTCTACTGTGTTTTATGTTGATCAAAGTACTGGCTCCGGGATACTACTCTCGTCAAGATACTAAAACGCCCGTCAAATATGGGATTGTGGCAATGGTCACCAACATGTTTTTTAATGCTGTATTTGCTTGGTTTTTCGGTTATGTCGGTTTGGCAATGGCGACTGCATTGTCAGCATTTGTCAACATGTCCTTACTATATCGAGGACTACATTTAGCCGCTGTATATCGGATGCAGCGTTCGACCATTCTATTTATTGGCCGGATTTTTGTTGCCAGTCTCATCATGAGTGTATGTCTTGCGTTGGGAGCAGACCATCTGGCGACTTGGGCTGAGTGGGGGACGTTAAAACGGGCGCTTATGTTGGCAGGGTTGATCGTGTCCGGTGCCTGTATTTATGGGGGCGTCAGCCTCATCAGCGGGATTCGGTTGAAAGATATCCGAGTGACCCAGTAGGTGTAGCCTCGCGTGTTTATATTGGGGAAAGTTGGTCTTTCTGTGAGACAGTCACATCATTAAAGCAGGATGTGGAACGCATTTGTTGGCTTGATTGACTTTCTTCTCCTGAGCTGAGGTTATATAATCCGTCGGTTTCATCACCAGAGAATTGAATCATAGGTTTTAAACGTCCGATATGGAATTAATCCGAGGTATTCATAACATACGTACTCAGCACCACGGTTGTGCGCTGACAATCGGGAATTTTGATGGTGTCCACCTCGGACATCAACAGGTACTGCGGTTAGTGTCAGAACAAGCCCGTGTATTGGGTGTTCCATCGATGGTGATGACTTTTGAACCACAGCCGATGGAGCTATTTAATCAACATCATGCTCCGGCTCGTTTGACACGCCTGCGCGATAAATTTGTGCAGTTGAGTCGACTCGACATTGATCGCCTGCTTTGTGTTAATTTTGATCATCAATTTGCTCAGTTAGATGCAGAAACCTTTATTCATGACTTGTTGGTCAAGCACTTGGGTGTTAAGTTTCTTGTCATTGGCGATGATTTTTGTTTTGGTCGGCAACGGCGCGG contains these protein-coding regions:
- the murJ gene encoding murein biosynthesis integral membrane protein MurJ, which codes for MTLLSRVLGLFRDIVVANLMGAGASADVFFFANKIPNFLRRLFAEGAFSQAFVPVLTEYHAQGDMDKTRLLIARASGTLGVLVSIVTLLGVLGSSVVTAVFGAGWFLDWLHGGPSAAKFELASLLLKITFPYLWFITFVALSGAILNTLGKFAVSSFTPVFLNVMIIGSALLISPRLAQPEIGLACGVFLGGLVQFLFQLPFLIKAGVFVWPKWGWNDPGVRKIRTLMIPALFGVSVSQINLLFDTFIASFLQTGSISWLYYSDRLLEFPLGLFGIAIATVILPALSRKHVDAEPIGFANTMDWGVRMVCLLGIPATLGLIVLAQPMIMVLFMRGEFTLVDVQQAALSLQAYASGLLCFMLIKVLAPGYYSRQDTKTPVKYGIVAMVTNMFFNAVFAWFFGYVGLAMATALSAFVNMSLLYRGLHLAAVYRMQRSTILFIGRIFVASLIMSVCLALGADHLATWAEWGTLKRALMLAGLIVSGACIYGGVSLISGIRLKDIRVTQ